The Aspergillus nidulans FGSC A4 chromosome VIII genome contains the following window.
ACAGCGACAACCAGTGTATTTATTCTTATCATATCTCATTCGACATAATAGCTATCACGATACAATGACATCGTCCTTCTAGAACCCGGAGCGAGTCCGACAGGTTCTCTGTGGCACCGTCGATACTCCGTCTTTTCTCCTGTTCACGGGATAGAGCATCACACTTCTGCTGACTGAGATTGCGGCAGCCTCGATTTCAGATAGCCAGCTTCTGGTTTAGTCTGCGGGAGGAGGAGTCAAATGTTCTCTCATCCTGTGACGCGCGCCAATACCGTCTTCAGCAACACATCTACCCCATCCACTTTTGCGCACCTTTCTGGGTTGCTGATACACTGATTCTCCTTCCGTGCCCTTTCACTCATGAGTGTTTCTCTTGTCTGCTTGGAACTTACCATCCGCCCCCAGTCACCCTAGCATGGGCCATGAGCTCTTGACCACTCTCCTTTGACCAAAGCTCCAGGTATAGATGTTGAAACTTGTTTCTCCTCCGCTATCATGCTTTCTTAACAAACATCGCCATTTATCAAGCCCGAGGATCACTCTACTCTCTTCAGAAGACTTGCTGAATATGTTGGGATATTCAATAGGTGAAAGACTTTTTGTGAGCCCCGTAGTACCACGAATATCTGCGTCGAGCAACCCATGGACGGTCACAGACACTAGTAGGGGGCTATAGAGTCATGCTAAGCGAATAAAGGCTGATTCAGTTGCTCGCGGTGAAGGTGATAGTCTTCTTGATGATTCTCGCTGGTGGATCGCTTTCCCTGTCTTACCATTCTTTCTCCTAATCTTGCTTCCATCCTGCATGAGTCTCTGTGCTGAACCGGGCTGACAACTTCTTGACTCACAATTAGCTGAGTTCTAGCTCTTAGAAAGAAAGCCAACAGTTTTGTGAAGGAAAAGTCCGAATGCTCCCAGAATCGAGCCACAACGGTCTTCCCGCGCCTTGCAACCGAAAACGTACCCAAAGTTGAAGGGCTCTAGGGGACTGAGTTCACTCTTACCGAGCACTGCGATGAATATGATGAGAATGAGTATGTCGAACCTTGCCGCCTAAAAGAGCGCAAACTTTCAGAGCTCTTAGTTTGCACCTTATCCCGGATAACGCAAGCTCTCTGACATTTGCGCGCTTCCTATTAAACCGCAACCGGGATCGCTACTACTACAGCCGAAGTCTCAAGCTGACCGGTCTAATTTTGTAGATGTATACTTGTCAGTCGCCATCCACTTCAAATGGCGCCGTGATACCTCTTCCCGGTGACTACCGACAAAAAAGCTTGCCCCGTCTGGTCCAGGTCCTGCAACGAAGTTTCCATCGTCATTACCTCTCGAGATAGGGTGTGCTTGCAGCctcaagcagatgaagtGAGCTCCCAAGCTCACgcgggagttggagatgaAACTGCAGTTAGCTGGGATGATCATGTTGCAGCTGCTCAGCAGGTAACTGCAGGCTATCGCTATGGCCTCCATTGCACAGAAGTAGTCTGGTCATGAGATATTTGTGTGTTGGGGAAACAATCGTGACTAAAGGGCTGTCATGCAACTTATCATACAATATTCCGGGCGGCATAGGTTGCAAAGGGATTTTGTCATCGACCCTTTGATCTTTCCCAAATTCGTGTTGTGCCTTTATACTGAGCGGTAAAGATCAAAAAACGGACACTttcgatcttcttgctgatGTAAAGCTCGATGAAGAGGCTTGTCCACGCACTAATTGGGTATTAGACACTATCAGCATCTGGACAGGGAAGTTGCGATATAGCGGAATATTGACAAGACTACAAGACTACTTTTTTTAACCGAAGTCGGTCCCTGAGTGGAACGTACAGCTTAACATCTTCATACGACTATCTTGTAGCTTCCCTATGAAGACTCCCTCAATAATAGTATATCCTTCATTCCTAATTCAATTCGACCGTCATTGAGCTGGGGCATCTACGAACACTTGGCTACCGTATGAGACAGACAGAAAGATACGATTGGGCTATTCTGGTTGATGAACACTCTTTCAAACTTCGAGCCTTCCTAGTTGTCAACTTCCATTACCTAACTTACAGCCTAAACAGTGAACGAGAGACCCAGGAACTTCGAGTTGTCCCTTCTCCGCAATTCCTAGCCCGTGCCCGGGCGTTTAATTTAGGCTGGCATGAACCATGGAACAGAGCAAGCGAAGCTCACTTGGATCGGAGATTTCCAAGACTGTCGTCAACAGATCATCTTCGGCAAACAGCTTCCAGAATTCCAAATGTCTATCAGAAACACTGTTTACCGCAAGGTGATCAACTTCGAGCCAGGCTAGAATAGGACATCAGAAGCGACCTGGCTTAGTCAATTGGAGAGCCCATCAGAAGTCGTCGAGGGGGTTGCAAATTGGGCAAATAATATTACAGTTGCTGAGATTAAAAACTCCACTGAACCGCAGATCCTGACTTATTCCCTGCAGATGATCAAGCGGGAAATCCTCCGCTGCGGCGCAGATGCAACGATGGTGCCGATGCAGGTTAGGTAATTAATTTGGAGAAGGATCTAGGAGCTTGACATTGAGTATGGGACAATTTATCCGAATCACGATGCGTTTGACAGTTTGGAAGCAGTAAGTGAGGGATGCGATGCCTCTGCATTCTGCGTCTGCATGTCTTATTTGGATTGTCTCCCCGGACTTCGTTTGTTCGTTGGACTCATCCCTGCAGACACAAGGAACTCGGGCGTTTCGGGGACTAGCGACTGCCAATCTCATGGTTATTGACTCATGATCGACTTCCGCCGCCAACTGCGCAGTGCGTTGCAGGCTGCCAAGTACGCCTGTTGTCTCTATCCGACTAGCGCCGTCGAATTGCCTTATCCACTCACCCCATTGCCTTCCAATCTAGCTTTTGCCTTGCGCGATGATCGTTTATTCCACCAGTCAGCTTTGTGATGAGGGGCAATAGCATTGACAGGAAGGTAAAAAGCACAAGACACAGAGTGGTAGAGGCAGGGAGAATCAAATGATAACTTCTTGTAGTAGCCTCGGCAAGTGAGACAGTTCGTCGAGTCTCAATTTAAGCGTAAAGTCAAAACCAGGCGTTGGCTCAGTCCACACTGCACAGTCGCCTGTAGTGGCAAACGACATCTAAGCTCGAACGCATAGATCATAATCCATATCCATGGTGACCTCCTCGGAGTTGGATATCAGATATAGTGTGGAGTCATGGTGATAGTTTGCCTGGAACATACGAGTGCTCGATGGTGAGCTCGAATGAATAATCATTCTTTGAGTTTGGTCCTCCATTTTGTTCCCCAACCATTGCAAGTCATCTGGAAACGCGGCCCGCCGTGTCTCTGGGCTTTGAATACCATTCAGACGCCTTTAGCACCTGGTACTCGCTCAGCAAAGCATGTACGGACAGTTCGAGGTACTCCTAGGTCAAATTTCCTGGGTGGAGCGTATAAGCAGACGTCCCACAACGCGTCGCTTGGCAGGGGAACGACAGTTTGACCTGTCCTCATGACCAGGATCCCACGATGCCGCCGAAATTTCTAGATGCAGCACTAACGGCGTTCGCTCGGTGATGGCTTGGAAGGGGGAGCGTCATCCCCGTATTCGCGGTGAAgttgctttttctgctgGCTTCCCCAGCAATTGCGGCTTGGCTTCGAAGGATCGATGGGATGAATAAAACCGGTCATATTATTGAGGCGAAGTCTGGAAAGTCTGGAAAGTATCTATCGCAGACGAATAAGTTCACGTAGAATGTTGGCCCGTGGGCGTGGTCATAGTGTCCGTAGTACTTGGGTAGTGGCAGGGGAAAGGGATCAACGGCCCGCGAAAGAGGCGACGGCGGAGTATATGACTACTGTATCCTGGACAGCAACATGGGATAGTCGTTTAGCTCGAGAGAACCAGCAGGTCAAGTTGACAGAGATTCCTCCGAACGCCCGGGGTGGCCATTGTGAAATCTGATTATTGAAACCGAATCGTCGTCCGCCCGAACGGGTTACCCCCAAACTTAAGgttctcctccctccatTAGGTATTCTTGTCCTGCTCACGTTTcgtttctcctcttctctccttcttccatcttgtCCTTTTGCATTCTCAAAGGGCGTATACACACAGTGCAAAATCTCGAAAGCTCCCACGCCGCAAACGGAAATCGAGTCCATTATTCAAAGGTACCGTCGGCTTCCCCGAACAGCTGCCGCCACCGCATCAACACCACACTTAGTCTCACCTCCCTCCGTCAACCCCTCCACGTCATAAAGCCGTACTTGAGTGCGGGGTGCGACAGTCTACCTGGGTTGTAATCTGTACAATATACTATACGCTTGGAACAAAAAAGAGGCCTCCTGATTTTACATATTTTGTCGCGCCTTTTTCACCATGACCGACAAGAAGCCGTCCGTGCTGATTATTGGAGGTTTGGGTATGTGCACTAAACCTGACCTACCTTTTGTGTTCAAACTGTGTGGAACCGTGTTTAACCTACGTCGTCTTGCAGGATTCATCGGTCGGCATTTGGCCCTTTACATCCACGAGAATAACCTAGCCTCTGAAGTGCGACTCGTGGATAAGGTCTTACCGCAGCTAGCTTGGCTAGCCCCAGAATTCGAAGAAGCTTGCTCCAAGGATAAATTCGTTCAAGCTGATGCTAGCCGAGAACGTGAGTTCCCATCCTTTTGAGCTGAACTAGATGGAGGGGCTTCGGCTAATGATGTCTTCGTTAAGAGCATTTCCCCCGCATCTTCGATCGCGCCAATGGCGAACAGTTCGACTATGTGATCAACTGCGGGGGTGAAACAAGATATTCCCAGCCCGACGACGTTTACGAGGCCCGGGTCTATAATCTCAGTGTGGCCTTAGGTCGCGAGGTGGCTCGTCGAGGCATTAAGTCCTTTGTTGAGTGTTCTACCGCTCACGTCTACAAAGGCGGCTCGACCCCACGAAAAGAGGGCGATAAAATTCAAGCATGGCACAAGCTAGCGAAATGGAAGTTGAAGGCAAACGATGAGCTGATGAAGACCCCTGGCCTTCATCACGTTGTCTTGCGACTGCCGAACGTTTTTGGCGAGTATGAGTCTGGGTACTTTGCGATGGGAATTTGCCTTGCCCGGGTTTATTTGGATATGCAGAAGGACCTCGAGCTTCTTTACTCCAAGGACCTGAAGACCAATACCCTCTACGTCAAGGATGCCGCCAGCGCTTTGTGGAAAGCTGCGGAATGGAGATACAGTGCTCCCACTGATGGCTCCGCCCCTATTCTGTTCAACGTTGTTGATCACAACGATACTCGCCAGCAACATGTGGCTGATGCTCTTACTGAGGTGTTCGGTCTGAAATGCTCATTCCTAGGTTCCCTGGCGTCCCAGTTCGCAAAGTTGAACCTGGATGACGTGGTTGACGATATGAACGAGGTGTCATTACAGGGCTGGTCAGACctgattgaagagaaaggcaTTACACGTCCAGGGCCGATTAGTCCTTTTATCGAGAGGGATGTACTCCAAGACCAGGATATGTCACTTGATGGTACATTATTCGAGACAACCACCGGTTGGAAACCAACCAGGAACTTCGGCCCCGACAGTGTTCGAGACATGGTCGAGAGCTACAAGCGCATGGGCTGGTGGCCATAAAAGATTGCGCAACGCTAACGTATTTCCTTGACCATATCGACATTCTATTGACGTGTCGCACGTTCCCCCCAGCGCAGAGAACGACGGACACCGTTAATGACCTTTCCCTGATACGAAAGCCGTGGTGCTCAAAAGCCGCGTATGACTACGGAATCTGCATCATTCTACCATAGATCACTTCGACCCACGGATCTTTTGACCAAAAGCACGTGCCCACATATAGAACGCattctcctcgccttctctcTCGTTTTGTGAACAGCCAAATCGACGCACCCCGACGGCCAGTGTGTAATTTATAatctctccttttcctctttccttTCGCTTTGATCTCAACCTCTCCAGCTGGCTGGAACACTGGCTCTGTTCCGTCTTTATTTGAATTCTTGGAAAATCACTTCTCTGTGTGCCCTCAGCTCCCTGAACTATTTTCGCTTACATCTTTTCCTGTTCGTACAAGAACATACCACTTCTGCTATTTACTTCTATATGAGCGTTTCATCCTGATTTTGGTTCAGTCATGTCAGTGTCATATCATGCATGCATGTACTGTTAGAATTGGTCTGTTGAACGGAGTGCATTTATTCGTATTCCTGGATTAAGAATTTTTATTTCAGTTTCGAATCTCTGGTTTCTTACGATGTACTTTACTTCAAATGGCACTCATCTACGTCACTTGAAACGCGCTTAGACTGCGCTTTTCCAGAATATATGGAGGAATTGAGGAGGTCCGTTTGCTGGGTCAGCTAGGAAACGAAAGGTTAGGACTGTAACAGATGGGATCTAAATCTGCTATATGGCAACTTGGCAACTATAAACAAGTCTTAATAGGATGCTGGTCAATTCGTAAAGGTAGGAATCTTCTATTCGTAAGATAAGCTAGCTAACGCTAGATGGAACTCCTTGTAAAATAGAGTATTTAGAGCAGTTTGCCGTATGTCTTTCGCTTATGGTCTCCCATGGCCAAAGGGAGAACCACAGGTCGAAcggaggaaaaaagaaaaaaaaatgaggTTGAAGATTCTACAGAGGCAATCGTCTGACAAAAAGTCTGTGGTTTACATATAGGCAGAGTAGGAATAGAAACATTGGAGAACCAACAAAGGCAGCGTTGCTTGGATATGCGTGAGGATTCAACAAGAGAAGTAACGGCAGCAGAGGTAAATCAATAATCAGGAAAAGCCAAATGCAGTTCATCAAAACTCCCAGTTCTCATCGACGGACTTAATGGCCCACTCAAACTTCTCCCGCAGAGACTTTGAGAAGAACTTTTCTATTGGGACTTTGAActtcttgctgaagacgacCGTGAGTCTAGGATCGATATAATTCTGCTGAGGATTAGCTACTGATTAAATCGAAAGCGTATGTAGCGGTTCACTCACAATCTTTGAGGTACCAAGGGCCACTTCCTTAttatcttccttgtcttGGGCCTGGAGCTCCATGTTCTCGATACGCTGCTGGAGTTTAGTAATGGATGCCTCCAGTTTCTCGACGGTTGGGCTTCGGCCTTCAGCTTCTACTTTGCCAGTCTTGTTCTCCTTGTTGAATTTTTTCTCTAAttccttgacagcctccaACCGGGTTTCGAGCTCActcgccttcatctctttctcacCTTCTGCCAAAAGTTTTTCGTTATCCTTTTCGAActttttcttgatcttctgtgCTTGCTCCTCAATCAAGAAAGCCTGGTGTTCCTTAATCCACTCCTTATCGATGTCTTCATCCAATTCAAAGAACTGGGCacccttctttttctttaaGGACGGATCGAGGTCGAGCATCATCTGCTTAAGACGCCATTTCTGGTACCGCTGCCCCTTGATCTGCACAGGAATGAAATAGTTAGCGGTGTCTGCGACCTGGACCCCAGATTTCAACAGGATTTGGACTCACTCGCtcgctcatcttctccatttGGTGCGCGTGAGCTGCGCCAACTGTGCGCTTGTGATTACATAGAATGGCAACCTTTCGGTTCGCGTCGTTATATGCCTTAACCTTTTCTGCATTGTTACCGGTAGCATGCATTGACTTGAGGAGTTCGGACATTGTGTGAGAAGCGTTGTAGGTACGGAACACCTTGGCGGTTAAGCCTGGCATATATTGGGAGAGATGTTTATTTAGCGCAGATGTCTAGAGAAATTAGCGAACCTTTGCTTGAAGCTCCCCAGGACACGGCTTACTGTTAACCGATCAAAAATCTCGTCACCTTCCTTCTTGGGAGGCTTCTTGAAGATTTTCAGGTTTTTGAAGACTTGGGGATCgacttcgacctcgtcgTAAAACCTAATGCTGTCCTTACCGAGAAAATCGAATATCACCTTGTTCGGAGGTTTGAGCGTGACATTCTCATATTtcaaagagcagcagccgaCCGTTTCAGCCTCATCTTCGCCCTTCTCATTGCCAGCACGAAGAGCAAACTGG
Protein-coding sequences here:
- a CDS encoding NAD-dependent epimerase/dehydratase family protein (transcript_id=CADANIAT00002470); amino-acid sequence: MTDKKPSVLIIGGLGFIGRHLALYIHENNLASEVRLVDKVLPQLAWLAPEFEEACSKDKFVQADASREQHFPRIFDRANGEQFDYVINCGGETRYSQPDDVYEARVYNLSVALGREVARRGIKSFVECSTAHVYKGGSTPRKEGDKIQAWHKLAKWKLKANDELMKTPGLHHVVLRLPNVFGEYESGYFAMGICLARVYLDMQKDLELLYSKDLKTNTLYVKDAASALWKAAEWRYSAPTDGSAPILFNVVDHNDTRQQHVADALTEVFGLKCSFLGSLASQFAKLNLDDVVDDMNEVSLQGWSDLIEEKGITRPGPISPFIERDVLQDQDMSLDGTLFETTTGWKPTRNFGPDSVRDMVESYKRMGWWP